The Trypanosoma brucei brucei TREU927 chromosome 2, complete sequence genome has a window encoding:
- a CDS encoding trans-sialidase, putative, which produces MRVVYQRFFPVLLLLLSLEHLCSRHACADEGEEGGVNHTVGGNLTGTHSYRSPSLLSIGDSLVTVSETWDPSDTEQYVDVITEYSAHYGAPAVTQVAVRNDTLDFHAVYKHKEDRESTMHPTAVAIDGMIFVLIFCKNIGASGNQTGDAVIMPHVAKGVVLPGGATGNVWVNWTQLMPIRSLLPKVIEGKRVSMFFGGGGNTIVMTKGTLVMPVQMVRTDDQRFATIIYSSNNGTSWTVAKGFTDSGCRESSVLIWKRKMLLVARSDDGYTKVFESDYMGDVWTESLGTISRVLGNSPDRRGPGNQGSAITIPLGNETVMFFTQTTVSNSSDSNEGDINRIDQRIWFSDGSRMVKVGHIYWNDHLSSSRSYLLYSNNRLLCAYEMGAEKAYAITVRSLVGELENARFARETWARQDAYISGICSSAKESAPCASGVPVDGLVGLLSSMVNGTAWVDAYFSVNANFVGGLAGPAGLTFEGTARGGRWPVGVQGQNQRFHFANTHFTLVLTLTIHEQTAPRAPVLVTRLYENGSYIDLEFSYTDDKRWHIKYGAEYGSTSGQWALNQEHQLAFVLRGGTIAVYLDGKRMPTMARMLAGNGNLLNITHFYIGGYGTVKQSPRDRLTIRNAMLYNRPLKKAEIDKLFAAKSGITAATKGIEPLTPKWNHKTKDLEPQSGDGRADHAFRTPSWALPLFVLHLYSLFM; this is translated from the coding sequence ATGCGCGTTGTATACCAGCGTTTCTTCCCggtgcttcttcttttactCAGCCTTGAGCACCTCTGCAGCCGACATGCGTGCGCGGACGAAGGAGAGGAAGGAGGCGTGAATCACACAGTGGGAGGCAACCTTACGGGCACGCATTCGTACCGTTCGCCATCTCTGCTTTCCATAGGCGATTCACTTGTCACCGTGTCCGAAACATGGGATCCGTCGGACACGGAGCAGTACGTTGACGTGATTACCGAGTATAGCGCCCATTACGGGGCCCCGGCAGTAACACAGGTGGCGGTGCGTAACGATACGTTGGATTTTCATGCTGTGTATAAGCATAAGGAGGACCGTGAAAGTACGATGCACCCCACCGCTGTTGCGATAGACGGAATGATATTTGTCCTTATATTTTGCAAAAATATAGGTGCCAGTGGCAACCAAACGGGAGACGCAGTGATCATGCCGCATGTAGCCAAGGGTGTGGTGTTACCAGGCGGCGCGACGGGCAACGTGTGGGTAAACTGGACGCAGCTGATGCCCATCAGATCACTGCTTCCCAAAGTTATCGAGGGGAAGAGAGTTAGTATGTTTTTTGGTGGCGGTGGGAATACTATTGTGATGACGAAGGGGACGCTTGTCATGCCTGTGCAAATGGTAAGAACGGACGATCAACGGTTCGCCACGATTATATACTCCTCAAACAACGGCACCAGCTGGACCGTTGCAAAAGGTTTCACGGATTCAGGGTGTAGGGAGTCCTCAGTTCTTATCTGGAAGCGTAAAATGCTTCTTGTTGCGCGGTCCGACGATGGTTATACTAAAGTGTTTGAATCGGACTACATGGGCGACGTATGGACGGAGTCCCTCGGGACAATATCTCGAGTATTAGGAAATTCACCCGATCGGAGAGGGCCTGGAAATCAGGGTAGTGCCATCACCATCCCTCTCGGAAACGAGACGGTTATGTTTTTCACTCAAACAACCGTATCCAATAGCTCTGACAGCAATGAGGGAGACATTAATCGAATCGACCAGCGCATCTGGTTTAGCGATGGCAGCCGCATGGTTAAGGTCGGACACATTTACTGGAACGACCACTTATCAAGCAGCCGTAGTTATCTTTTGTACTCCAACAATAGGCTCTTGTGTGCCTACGAGATGGGTGCAGAGAAGGCGTATGCTATCACCGTCAGGAGCCTGGTTGGTGAATTGGAAAATGCAAGATTTGCGCGAGAGACGTGGGCGAGACAGGATGCATATATCTCAGGTATATGCTCTTCAGCGAAGGAAAGCGCACCCTGTGCGAGCGGTGTTCCCGTAGATGGCCTTGTTGGGCTCCTTTCCAGCATGGTAAACGGGACTGCGTGGGTGGATGCTTATTTTTCTGTGAACGCTAACTTCGTTGGAGGTTTGGCCGGCCCTGCGGGTCTGACATTTGAAGGAACAGCACGCGGGGGTCGGTGGCCTGTTGGTGTGCAGGGGCAGAATCAACGATTTCACTTCGCCAACACTCATTTCACGCTGGTGCTGACACTGACAATTCATGAGCAAACTGCACCTAGAGCTCCAGTGCTTGTTACACGTCTTTACGAGAATGGGAGCTACATAGACTTGGAATTCTCATACACAGATGACAAGAGATGGCATATAAAGTATGGTGCGGAATACGGCTCGACATCTGGGCAATGGGCGTTAAACCAAGAACACCAGTTAGCATTTGTGCTCCGTGGTGGTACTATCGCTGTGTATCTCGACGGGAAACGTATGCCAACGATGGCAAGGATGTTAGCAGGAAACGGTAATCTGCTCAACATCACCCATTTTTATATTGGTGGCTATGGCACGGTAAAGCAAAGCCCCAGAGACAGGTTAACCATACGAAACGCTATGCTGTACAACCGCCCATTGAAAAAGGCAGAGATCGACAAGTTGTTCGCAGCGAAAAGCGGGATAACCGCTGCAACAAAAGGCATAGAACCACTCACACCCAAGTGGAATCATAAAACCAAAGACCTTGAACCGCAGAGTGGTGATGGGCGCGCAGACCACGCGTTCCGTACCCCTTCATGGGCATTACCTTTGTTTGTTCTGCACTTATATTCCCTATTTATGTAA